CTTATACATCTAACGTATTTGGAGCTAATAGAGTATGTAAAATTTCTCGAACATATAGAATAGAGCGCCAGCAAAATATGTCAAAATTACCATCAAAAGATGAAGTCATCTGGGAGATAAAAGAAGAAACACGAACCATACACCAGGAGTGAGGTTTGAAATCCAGGTATTTATTGCAATTAACAGTTTCAAACTAATTAGATTTTTCAAAGAGACAAGAAAAACTGCTTTAAGCGATCGAATTCTGGACTATTCCAAGGTAAATAACCAGCTTGTGCTGCTTGTCCTAAACGTTTGTCTGGTTCAATTTGTGCCGATAACCATGCATGTATTCGTGCTTTTGCAAGACTTTTAGGATTTTGTCCTATTTTTTGATATATTTAGTATGCTAATTTGAGGAGTAGTGGTAGTTATCTCTCCTAGTTTATTTGGAACAGGTAATCTGGCATTTCTTAACCCACTACAAATACTCTGAAATGCACTTCTAGCGGAATCATCTGCATCGCGTGTAATTCCTAAAGAGGTAATTTCTCTATAACCAGAAATCTG
This window of the Chroococcidiopsis thermalis PCC 7203 genome carries:
- a CDS encoding DUF3226 domain-containing protein; the protein is MYQKIGQNPKSLAKARIHAWLSAQIEPDKRLGQAAQAGYLPWNSPEFDRLKQFFLSL
- a CDS encoding DUF3226 domain-containing protein, translating into MPARPTQISKPKLLIGEGSEEILFFNALLSQLNITDVQVLEYGGKPGLGRFLKTLPQISGYREITSLGITRDADDSARSAFQSICSGLRNARLPVPNKLGEITTTTPQISILNISKNRTKS